The Dioscorea cayenensis subsp. rotundata cultivar TDr96_F1 chromosome 18, TDr96_F1_v2_PseudoChromosome.rev07_lg8_w22 25.fasta, whole genome shotgun sequence genome includes the window AGATTTTTGCCCTTTTGGAGAAAAGAAAGTGTTTTTGAGAGAGTTTAGCTTAATTTGCGTGCACATTGTTGTGAATTTAGTCTTGTTTGAATCATGCTTGTTGTTTGCTTGCTTATATATTCAAGGCTTTATTAGTTCAATTTCATTACTTTGATTTGGATAATTCAATGTGAGGAAACTAAAATTCAAGTAGTGTTCCTGTGAGATTATCATTCAATTTTATCGGAAAGCCAAGTTCTGTTTCATCTGAATGTAATGGTCTGAGAGTAAAGTAGCCACATTTTAGCTTAATTCCAATATGAATTCAATTTAACTATCATAAGAAGCAattggttttgtttgaaatttttcttagaTGTTTTGATACGTAAATAGgaaagttttattaaaagaatTTGTGATGATATGACTAATACAAATTTTGCAAAATGCTGGATTTGTGCATTTCATTATGTGTGCTTATAACAGCTGTCGATAGGCTTGTATTAGGATAAGTCCTTGATTGGGAAGAATAGTACTTTCACTTCAATCCCAAAAGCGGAAGATGTAAAATGACAATTCCTTCCTGTATTTTAAATTCATAGTTAACTTATTTGGTCATTATAAGTGATGAATGTTTTATCTTGGAAAGATCTTTATTATGATGCTTTGTTTGGATCGGGAACAATCAAATATACTGTATCTAAATTGAACTCTTTTGAAATGGTAATTTTCTCCTATTAACTTAAAAGAAATTATGTTCAGTGCACAAAAAATTCATCCATCGAGTTCAAAAACAAGGTATCCTTTGCCCATGTATAATTATTTGCAAGAGTGATGGTTTGATTGTCACTCAAAGGATAAGctgtttataaaatattgtattgGCATATGCTAATCTTCTACTGCATCAAATATATTGACTTTCTTAGTAAATGGGAAGCATTTCTTGATTGAATTAGCATCTTTTATAAGATTCATATAAATCAACATTTTGGAGCCTATGCTTATTTCATCTATCTATTAACTTTAACTCATGCCAATGCCTAACTGTTCTTGCATTCTTTTGCTTCAGTTTTATAACTTACAAAGTAatgattttcaatcaaaattggtTTTAAAACCTCTATCGCCTGATCGGAGATGGAAGTTCATATGTGAGCCAATAGAAAAGGATGTGCGCCTGCTGTCCAAGAAGATCCCTATAACAAAATATCTTAATCTTCAGGTCTAAGCTCTCTCTCCCCTAATGCTTACTTTGGAGTGGTATGATTTCTCAtgtattgttttattgatttaaggATATGATACTTTCAGCATTCAGTTGTTCATTAACATTTAGCATGGAGTATTGCAACGTGTAATTGTTATATAATGCTAGGTACTTAAAGAATTAGaaatgttgaaatttttgagtGAATCGAACATATTTTAAGCTCATTTTTCCAAGTATGTTTAAACTAGATATGAGTTGGAATACCGTGTTTGCATGAAATGCATTGTAAACATCGAGTTAATAGATAGGAAGTTCAAAGTGAACCAAAAGAAAGTTGTACCTTTTTTTATCCCTTCTGATATGATAAAGTAATTTAAAGAAAACTACATAATGAAAGCCAACAGGCAGAAGTTAGATGCCAGTGGATATTTCACTTCTTATTACAATCATCATCTCCTTCAAGATTGTTCTCCCTCCCTCTTTAAACTTATATATGTGAGGGATTTATTTACCAAGATCTTCAGTATTACTTATTGTTAAAAATGAATTTGCAAGTATCAAAAGTGGGGGAAAAAACTACATGCTATAATGTCATTTATATCTATTGTGCATGTATCAAACTGTATGCTTTAAACAATGAACAACCAAATTACTTGTAAATGATGTACATATGTTTGTGATGCTGCAGGTCGGCATAGGGCATAATTTCCATCACAATTTGACCGGATGGCAATGGAAGATTTCAACTTGTTTGGGTGGTGATGGTATTTCCCAGTTTAGAAACAAGACATCGGTCAGTTTATTTCCAGGATTAGACTTGAGGATCGCTTACAGGGCGGAGTACATTCTTCCTGAAATTCATGGGTAAGTTAAGTTGTTCATACTTAACTGTCATATATGCACCAAAAAGGAAGGAAATTCAATAGATGTTTGGTttgaaaatatgatatttacgtGTCTTAATCTAACTATCATTCAGCTTTTAGCTTCCAAATTGTTGTCTTCACCTTTTTGAATATCAGTTATGAAAGAATGGATACATTTGAGGGTTTCTTTTCTTCACTAATGTGTGAAAGTATCTGCTGCTGACAGGGCTGTCGGGACCGGAGAACCGATCTTTAATATGAACTATGGAAAGTTGCATGCATCTATAGACAGATTTGAGGCAATTATAACTCATGGAAGCTGATCTGTTAAAACAAGTGAAAAAATGATCTTGACTTGTTCTTCGTGTTTTGGTTTcaagtaaaataatttttttgttctgctatttttgatgattttgtgaaATTATGATGTCGGAGatcgaaaaaaaaatgtttgaacaAGAACAGTTCATACATGTATAGATTATGTTCAGTTTCACATGTTAATCTTGAAACTGTTCTTTGCCAAAGCTTAGTGACTTCGTTGATGAAATTGCTCAGCTTTTTCATATTCTCTCATGGATATtttatgtcttatttttttaatctgagAAAAGTTAACTCATTAATGCTGAGGTCTAAATGCTGCCAAGAATGATATTTTCTTCCTCTGAATGAATGGTGCAGGGAGGTGTAAAGGTTGAAATTATGTTTGAACATATAacttacaaataaattatttagttcttttagataattaatattaatattttaaatttagataattattttttttaaaaaaaattatttttgtgggttaataaagattaaaaaaaccacGGAGCAGTGACAAAATAATGCGAGATTGGAGGAACCTGTAGAGAAGGTCAgacgaaaaaaataaataaaccataatttattgaaaaggtGATAAAACATGAACAACAAAATCGTACTACCTAGCACGAGATAAAGAACTAAATAAAGTcacaaactaaaaaataaaacatctaccataaatagaaaaaaaaaactaaaataagtacaaaaacacaacaaaataatgGAAGGAAGTTCTCACAATGCACAACAAATCAAGGAACACCGAAAACACTGAAGGCTTAATCATCAGCAGAGGATCTTTTGAAATAGATGCTAATGGGCCAGCCTAGTTGAGACAATATTTAATCGATCGGCAAGATAGCTTCTTATAAGCTTGTTTTTTAGTCTTGAAGGTTGCATAATCTAAGCAATTAGCATGCGattgattttgcaaattatcaaaattttgtaaaaaaaaaaatgattattttggttttatctTGCCGTGTTAGCTTCTAGGGCTGCTTAAAAACGGCttaaaccggaccggaccggtttttTTTTAACCGCCGGTCTGGTTTCAACCAGTTTCTTCattaaccggtccggtccggttttggaaCCGGTTCCAGAACGATCCGGCCCGGTTCCAGTTTTCGGAACCGTGGTCCAAACAggaccggaccggaccggtttatttataaatttgtaaatatggtTTTACGTTTtaggatttattaaaaaattgttttaatctCTCATGTGAAGAGATCAAATAGGACAAAGATGAGGATATATAGATAAgtaatgtaaattaatttaattttattcataaaaaccgGGACCGAACCGGACTGGTCTAAAATGGTCCAAACCGGTCCAAAATGGTTTGGACCGGTCCCGGTTTCCTTGTTATTTGGTCCGGTCCGGTCCAAATAATAAGGAAACCGTTTAACCGGTCCGGTTTTGGACCGTGCACAGCCCTATTAGCTTCAtctattttcaattattaattccactgttattttttaattaattaattaaaaaaaaccccaaattaCAAAAGGGATAATTCAACCCGTTTCCCTCCATTTAAAAAACATGTGGACAGATTGAAGAGCGTGGGTGAAGGCGCTATATAACATTTCACCAGTTTTTGTTgttataagagaaaaaaaaactcgagATGTGCAGAGTTGGTTATCCTtccaacaaaatattttaagttatttcattcatttatttatataaaatttaatttattaaaaaaatatttattaatgaatttataaaaaataatggaagaaaaataaaaaaaaatttttaagttatttacttttgattaatatttattaaataaaaaatatggtcagtttatctaaaatttttttctctcaaattaattaaaagactcatTAAACAAGTAGTCTAACTCAAGGATCAAAGCtagcatttttatttattttttattataacgTTGATAAATCACCTTCtttatacataatatttttttaaaaaaataaatataacactttattaataaataaataaataaatgacaagcACAACTCCACCAAACAAGAACtcagagtaaaaaaaaaacattaaaaaaagttgagaaagagaaaaactcaaatataaaACATTCTTTTAAAGTGGGTAGAGGAGAGTCAGAGGAAGGCATAAGCCGGATTAGCCCATCTATTACAGTATGGaccaattataaatttttggtCTGGTTTGCTGTGTCAACTAACTCGACGGATTTAACCGGACCAATTTTTGGGCGAGCCAGACCCAATGTCGGTCCATGGCTCCCTCTTGGTAGAGACGACCAAAACACTATAGTATAATTATCTTTTTCCTTACTATTGTAGTGAGTTTGTGAGACTTACTTTTGAATATGGACAAGCCATGTTCATGGTTCCTCACCTAAGTTTCAACTCTCAACAATTTCATCCATCATGGTTTCTTTGTCTAGTACAGTCCACAATTACTGAAGGTTATTTGTTTGAGATTGGACCTCTTTGTAACACCATAACCAGCTTTATGATAATATATCTAGTTCTGCACTCATTCATCCATCTAAGaagtatatttaaaattttcaaacattcCTAAGatatgtgatttatctatatttatcattaaaaagaataaataatttaaatggttttctattttttattttattttattttttcaattatctatttttagaaagttataatttaatcttggaaaaattactgttcaccgctcgtaatttttaaaacttcccaaaaactccctcctacttttacacacccttTGACGATCTTTtccagttagtgtttaacttccctttacccctaccgctcacttcaaatgggtcccatgttgtgaaatcccatttttggccttgaaaatggtggggaaAAGGCAGCGCAAAATAACATCATGCTCAACCTTTTTGAAGACTTTTccttggtttcgatagacaatgccagaggagttgcattacatcttgttgttctccctcattatcatacccgaaatatataaaatcGGTTTCTCAAAcggaaaaatgaaattgatttccatcggattggtcaagtcgcacttcatcttcaaacgagatcgtagtcgatttttattgtcgaaGACAgagatgtgccattgtcgcctttctcgcttatggttgtaaagttgtattacgacgagaagaactattgtttaaataatgtttaactatttgctattatccgctttaaatatattactaatatgtttaataattgtcatatccgctttaatacttgccatctccgtttaacattatctttacatgtataactattaatattaacgtgtaaattatCAAAGTTTCGCAGTAAAAGCGgagatctttttcgtttgatccgaattgttggcgaGTGGCAGGCGGTGTGGCAGAGAGTtaggtatcccgtgcataagaattaatcgTCGCTATTAATTCTTATGACgcagtaacataaatatccgaacacccgctcgttcTCATCGACCAATGTCGCACATGCAGtgcttaactttttctcggatatgaagagtcgaccgcttgtggaattcacaccataaataactgggaagaaccctcccatggacaaccactcctcgctgctcctcatcatcatcctccctcctcctcctcctcgtcccctcctcttcccacggacaaccactctatccgaAAAGGAtatttcgtgaaccttcttcccttatcttgagaatcatgttTAGCCTCAATCACGctaacaagttaaactatctttttctcgcttagtcgaaatgctctcataattgcctgaatgcaattaagcgagcatttcgacttgggtaagaaaagaaagttttcacgtatttcgtgattgcggaggattctctagaggaggagatcggaaacatcctttaagacggggattgatatttatcactcgaGACTTTTCACATCTgctttaagaacattacgtcggtgtacaactattacgttctgtgtttaactatcaggctcttcgcttaagtccgacgatgacacattgattaataatcgttttcatgaatgtgtttgtttaaccttttttaatgtcATGACGCTATGcagggttcaagttgatgcgcatgttatgcaaactGACCGTGAAGCATTCGAATGTCATGGACACTTGTTTCAtgtatacgagggtcgagtcgtgagtgatcaaagtccgagaggacgttgtaaatgttgtaaatgttgtaaatc containing:
- the LOC120281894 gene encoding uncharacterized protein LOC120281894; the protein is MASAEGETSNEDGGGGSIEDLYQINVFPTELFLKFRKELQGFRVGVNLEFYNLQSNDFQSKLVLKPLSPDRRWKFICEPIEKDVRLLSKKIPITKYLNLQVGIGHNFHHNLTGWQWKISTCLGGDGISQFRNKTSVSLFPGLDLRIAYRAEYILPEIHGAVGTGEPIFNMNYGKLHASIDRFEAIITHGS